One part of the Pirellulales bacterium genome encodes these proteins:
- a CDS encoding TOBE-like domain-containing protein, giving the protein MEIRHVTKTFGNYTALDDVNLQIRKGELLALLGPSGSGKTTLLRIIAGLEIPDQRSETAILFHDQDVTGNRVADRKVGFVFQHYALFKHLSVFENIAFGLRVRPRATRPSAAKITAKVQELLRLIQLTGFENRLPSQLSGGQRQRVALARALAIEPQVLLLDEPFGALDAKVRQGLRSWLRGLQTELKMTTILVTHDQEEALEVSDRVVVMNRAKIEQVGTPAEVFHHPASEFVMDFLGQVNVFHGRIEQGRAIWRGGSHDVSHLSAEGHTTANVYVRPHELDILRGPAPESGILAQILRINPAGSIAKIALKNADENEILVDLPLDRLEELELRIGEWVSVSPKKIRVFVPDYSI; this is encoded by the coding sequence ATTGAGATACGCCATGTCACCAAGACTTTTGGCAATTACACCGCGCTCGACGATGTTAATTTGCAAATTCGCAAGGGGGAGTTGCTCGCGCTGTTGGGACCTTCCGGGTCGGGCAAGACGACGTTGTTGCGCATCATCGCTGGCCTGGAAATACCCGATCAGCGTTCGGAAACGGCGATTTTATTTCATGATCAAGATGTCACCGGCAACCGCGTGGCTGATCGCAAAGTAGGCTTTGTCTTTCAGCATTACGCCCTGTTCAAGCACCTGAGCGTGTTTGAAAATATCGCTTTTGGGCTGCGGGTACGGCCCCGCGCCACACGCCCTTCCGCCGCGAAAATTACCGCAAAAGTCCAGGAATTGCTGCGATTAATTCAATTGACCGGGTTTGAAAACCGTTTGCCCAGCCAGCTCTCAGGCGGACAGCGGCAACGGGTGGCGCTGGCGCGGGCCTTGGCCATCGAACCGCAAGTTCTGCTCTTGGACGAGCCCTTCGGCGCGCTCGACGCCAAAGTCCGCCAGGGTTTGCGCAGTTGGCTGCGGGGGCTGCAAACAGAACTAAAAATGACAACGATCTTAGTCACCCACGATCAAGAAGAAGCCCTGGAAGTTTCGGATCGGGTGGTTGTCATGAATCGAGCCAAGATAGAACAAGTGGGGACTCCCGCGGAGGTCTTTCATCACCCCGCCTCGGAATTTGTGATGGACTTTTTAGGCCAGGTCAATGTCTTTCATGGACGCATTGAACAAGGACGGGCAATCTGGCGCGGCGGCTCGCACGATGTTTCACATTTGTCGGCGGAAGGCCATACCACCGCCAATGTTTATGTTCGCCCCCATGAATTAGATATTTTACGCGGGCCCGCGCCCGAATCAGGCATATTGGCACAAATCTTGCGTATTAATCCCGCCGGTTCAATCGCCAAAATTGCCTTAAAAAACGCCGACGAAAACGAAATCCTGGTCGATCTGCCGTTGGATCGCTTGGAGGAACTCGAGTTAAGGATAGGCGAATGGGTGTCTGTGTCACCTAAAAAAATCCGCGTGTTTGTGCCGGATTATAGTATTTGA
- the cysW gene encoding sulfate ABC transporter permease subunit CysW, translating to MSANPVQNFSRRNIPPLIKWPLIVVAVGYCVLMLILPLAVIFYEALAQGVLAYFKSFQDPAGQTAMLVTVVTTLVAVPLNMVFGIAAAWAIAKFDFPGKSLLITLIDLPFGISPIISGMLFVMLFGSQSWLGPWLMERGIQIIFAWPGILLTTIFVTFPYVARELIPLMQEQGSDEEQAAISLGANGWQTFWRITLPNIRWGLLYGVILCTARALGEFGAVAVVAANVRGKTNTITLHIENLYNDYKIVAAFAMASVLALAGMATLVIKSWIEHKLRPQHSPLELKTAEA from the coding sequence ATGTCCGCAAACCCCGTCCAGAACTTTAGTCGGCGAAATATTCCCCCACTGATCAAGTGGCCCCTGATCGTGGTGGCGGTGGGCTATTGCGTGCTCATGCTCATCCTGCCGTTGGCCGTTATTTTTTACGAGGCATTGGCCCAGGGGGTGCTGGCCTATTTCAAAAGCTTTCAGGATCCCGCCGGGCAAACGGCGATGCTGGTGACGGTGGTGACGACCCTGGTGGCGGTACCCCTGAATATGGTCTTTGGAATTGCCGCCGCCTGGGCGATTGCCAAGTTTGATTTTCCCGGTAAAAGCCTGCTTATCACGCTGATCGACCTGCCGTTTGGCATTTCGCCGATTATTTCGGGAATGCTCTTTGTCATGCTGTTTGGCAGCCAAAGTTGGCTGGGGCCGTGGTTGATGGAACGGGGCATCCAAATCATTTTTGCCTGGCCGGGGATTTTGCTAACGACAATTTTTGTAACGTTTCCTTATGTCGCGCGGGAATTGATACCCTTGATGCAAGAACAAGGGAGCGACGAAGAGCAGGCGGCGATCTCCCTAGGGGCCAATGGCTGGCAAACATTTTGGCGGATCACGCTGCCGAATATTCGCTGGGGTCTGCTGTACGGCGTGATTTTGTGCACGGCGCGGGCGCTGGGCGAATTTGGAGCGGTGGCGGTGGTCGCCGCCAACGTGCGGGGCAAAACCAACACCATCACGCTGCATATCGAAAATCTTTACAACGATTATAAGATTGTGGCCGCCTTTGCCATGGCGTCTGTTTTAGCGCTGGCGGGCATGGCGACCCTGGTCATTAAATCATGGATTGAACATAAGTTACGCCCACAACACTCTCCACTTGAGCTGAAGACAGCAGAGGCCTGA
- the cysT gene encoding sulfate ABC transporter permease subunit CysT translates to MGWLSKKHSILPGFGITLGYTVLYLSLIVLLPLTTLVVRTYSLTWPEFWQTVTDPRVLASLRLTFGGAFFAAAVNAVFGFVVSWVLVRYEFFGRKFLDSLIDLPFALPTAVSGLALATIYSPTGWLGRYCFAWGIPTAYSSLGVMIAMTFIGLPFVVRTLQPAIEELDVETEEAADSLGASRWQKMCKVTLPALLPAWLTGFTLAFARGLGEYGSVVFISGNKFMETEIAASLILEKLEQYQYAKATAIALTMLVASFVLLFSINLLQWWAGRRLQGGA, encoded by the coding sequence ATGGGATGGCTGAGCAAAAAACACTCGATCTTGCCCGGTTTTGGCATCACGCTGGGGTACACGGTGTTGTACCTGAGTTTGATTGTGCTTTTGCCCCTGACCACGCTGGTCGTGAGGACATATTCCCTCACCTGGCCGGAGTTTTGGCAGACAGTCACCGATCCGCGTGTGCTGGCCTCGTTACGGTTAACCTTTGGCGGAGCGTTTTTTGCCGCCGCGGTTAACGCGGTCTTTGGCTTTGTGGTCAGTTGGGTCCTGGTGCGGTACGAGTTCTTTGGCCGGAAATTTTTGGACTCGCTGATTGATTTGCCGTTCGCCTTGCCCACGGCGGTCTCGGGATTGGCCCTGGCGACCATTTATAGTCCGACCGGTTGGCTGGGTCGGTACTGTTTTGCCTGGGGAATTCCCACGGCTTATTCCAGCCTGGGGGTCATGATCGCCATGACGTTTATTGGCCTCCCCTTTGTGGTGCGGACACTGCAACCAGCGATCGAAGAACTGGATGTCGAGACCGAGGAAGCCGCCGATAGTCTGGGTGCCAGTCGTTGGCAAAAGATGTGCAAAGTGACCCTCCCCGCGCTGCTTCCCGCGTGGCTGACGGGTTTTACCCTCGCTTTTGCCCGCGGATTGGGTGAATACGGGTCGGTGGTGTTTATCTCGGGCAATAAATTTATGGAGACGGAAATCGCGGCTTCGCTCATCCTGGAAAAGTTAGAGCAATACCAATATGCAAAGGCGACCGCCATCGCCCTCACCATGCTTGTCGCGTCGTTCGTATTATTGTTTTCCATCAATTTGTTGCAATGGTGGGCAGGCCGCCGTTTGCAGGGAGGGGCCTGA
- a CDS encoding sulfate ABC transporter substrate-binding protein: MKTWTKTQPIGRIPTQVDLFAFSLCWGVLLFLGIAGCTGGAPSTEPGQAAPVTILNVSYDPTREFYEEFNSNFADYWAKSKGQTVTIEQSHGGSGKQARAVIDGLQADVVTLALAQDIQAIADKGIIKSEWQQGLSKNSAPYTSTIVFLVRKGNPKQIKDWADLIKGDVQVITANPKTGGGARWNYLAAWGAVLKQELGDLKKLHDPAAAEAVKSAQAKARDYMVQLYKHVPVMDPAARAATNTFVQREIGDVLISWENEAFLAVKNFGPDKYEIVVPGSSILAEPPVAVVDQVVDKRGTREVAEAYLRHLYSPQGQQLAAKHFYRPVNLEQISAEQRDAFAKVELFTIDDVFGGWPKAQAAHFNDGGEFDGILQASRGE; the protein is encoded by the coding sequence ATGAAAACTTGGACCAAGACCCAACCGATTGGCCGAATTCCGACTCAGGTTGATTTGTTCGCATTCTCGCTCTGTTGGGGTGTGCTGTTGTTTCTGGGGATCGCGGGTTGCACGGGTGGCGCTCCCTCGACGGAGCCTGGTCAAGCCGCGCCGGTGACTATTCTTAACGTTTCCTACGATCCCACTCGCGAATTCTACGAAGAGTTCAATTCGAATTTTGCGGATTATTGGGCCAAGAGCAAAGGCCAGACCGTCACCATCGAGCAGTCCCACGGCGGTTCCGGTAAACAAGCCCGGGCCGTGATCGATGGTTTACAGGCGGATGTGGTAACGCTGGCCTTGGCCCAGGACATCCAGGCGATTGCCGACAAAGGAATTATTAAAAGCGAATGGCAACAAGGTCTTTCAAAAAACAGCGCGCCTTACACCTCTACGATTGTATTTTTAGTGCGGAAGGGGAACCCTAAACAGATCAAGGATTGGGCGGATTTGATCAAGGGGGACGTGCAAGTCATTACCGCCAATCCGAAGACCGGCGGCGGAGCGCGCTGGAACTATCTTGCCGCCTGGGGGGCTGTTCTCAAACAAGAGTTGGGGGATTTAAAAAAACTGCACGACCCCGCCGCGGCGGAAGCCGTAAAGTCCGCTCAGGCCAAGGCACGCGATTACATGGTGCAATTGTACAAGCACGTCCCGGTGATGGATCCCGCTGCGCGGGCCGCGACCAATACGTTTGTGCAGCGGGAAATCGGCGATGTGCTGATTAGCTGGGAAAACGAGGCGTTTTTGGCGGTAAAGAATTTTGGCCCGGACAAATACGAGATTGTGGTTCCCGGCAGTAGCATTTTGGCCGAACCCCCCGTGGCGGTTGTTGATCAGGTGGTGGACAAGCGTGGCACGCGAGAAGTGGCAGAAGCATATTTGCGGCATTTGTATTCCCCCCAGGGACAGCAACTGGCGGCAAAGCACTTTTATCGCCCGGTGAATTTGGAGCAAATTTCCGCGGAGCAACGTGACGCGTTCGCAAAAGTGGAACTATTTACCATTGACGACGTGTTTGGGGGCTGGCCCAAGGCGCAAGCCGCGCACTTTAACGACGGTGGTGAATTTGACGGAATTCTTCAGGCCTCTCGCGGCGAATAA